One window of Paludibacter propionicigenes WB4 genomic DNA carries:
- a CDS encoding pesticidal protein Cry7Aa: MIEVKKEGILLSQSELEFENEGILNPAVIRDGDSVHIFYRAVQLWNQSTIGYCRLDGPLNIAERCDKPIIFPEFDYESQGVEDPRIVKIDDTYYMSYTGYDGVNARGALATSKDLVTFTKQGLIVPPISYAHFVYLVESAGKVNENYYHNHKFYYQESDPDEKILLWDKNVVFFPRRINGNLVFLHRIRPGIQIVSVKEIKDLTPEFWQDYFLNFQSHIVMDPIHQHESNYIGSGCPPIETEHGWVLIYHGVEETDNGLVYSACAALLDLNNPSMELARLPEVLFKPEHEWELLGAVNNVCFPTGAALFGNTLFIYYGAADSYIACASLKLTDLVNELLANMKNTEESSIVDKKDKSPGAHKLKKTTKKPKK, from the coding sequence ATGATAGAAGTAAAAAAAGAAGGGATATTATTATCCCAATCTGAATTAGAATTTGAAAATGAAGGTATTTTAAATCCTGCAGTAATTCGCGATGGAGATAGTGTTCATATATTTTACCGTGCTGTTCAACTCTGGAATCAGTCCACAATTGGTTATTGCCGGTTAGACGGACCACTTAATATAGCCGAAAGATGCGATAAACCCATTATTTTCCCGGAATTTGATTATGAGTCGCAAGGTGTTGAAGATCCACGTATCGTAAAGATTGATGATACGTATTATATGTCCTACACCGGATACGACGGGGTGAATGCGCGTGGTGCGCTGGCTACTTCGAAAGATTTAGTGACTTTTACAAAACAAGGTCTGATAGTTCCTCCCATCTCCTACGCTCATTTTGTATATCTGGTAGAATCGGCCGGAAAGGTAAATGAGAATTATTATCACAACCACAAATTTTACTATCAGGAATCCGATCCGGATGAAAAAATTCTGCTGTGGGATAAAAACGTTGTATTCTTTCCCCGACGGATTAATGGAAATCTTGTATTTCTGCATCGCATCAGACCCGGTATCCAAATAGTATCCGTAAAAGAAATCAAGGATCTGACTCCTGAATTCTGGCAAGATTACTTTCTCAATTTTCAAAGCCATATCGTGATGGATCCTATCCATCAACACGAATCAAACTACATTGGCAGCGGGTGTCCACCCATCGAAACCGAACACGGCTGGGTGCTGATATATCATGGTGTGGAAGAAACAGATAACGGACTGGTGTATTCAGCCTGCGCTGCTTTGCTGGATTTAAATAATCCATCCATGGAGCTGGCCAGACTACCCGAGGTACTATTTAAACCAGAACATGAATGGGAACTGCTGGGTGCAGTGAATAACGTGTGCTTTCCTACGGGAGCTGCTTTGTTTGGAAATACTTTATTCATTTACTATGGGGCAGCCGATTCATATATTGCCTGTGCATCTTTGAAATTGACCGATCTGGTGAATGAATTGCTTGCCAACATGAAGAATACTGAAGAAAGTAGCATTGTCGACAAAAAAGATAAATCGCCAGGCGCACACAAGCTAAAGAAAACAACTAAAAAACCGAAAAAATGA